A stretch of the Mesorhizobium sp. Pch-S genome encodes the following:
- a CDS encoding glutathione S-transferase family protein, with translation MTSEPIFTSGFPLGSSAGLVTAFEWLGQPYRLTRVDMLGQMRTDAYKRLNGRVETPVLITGEGRVLTETMAIALWLEARDTERRISFEPGTPQADRMHQYIAFLNTGFTGAFTPLWVALEADGASEQERETLRKFGREFVAKRHEQLEAMIGDSTYLLGEKPTLADAVFAGVARWVDFHKSVDPNDYPRILALRQRIEADPAFRFALAVEDGRPAIGSGAMKGLVPLADVLRDTSSALAA, from the coding sequence ATGACATCCGAACCAATCTTCACCTCCGGCTTCCCGCTCGGCTCCTCGGCGGGCCTCGTTACTGCCTTCGAATGGCTCGGCCAGCCTTATCGGCTCACCCGCGTCGACATGCTGGGCCAGATGCGAACCGATGCCTACAAGCGCCTCAACGGCCGCGTGGAAACCCCAGTGCTGATCACGGGCGAGGGCCGCGTGCTCACTGAAACGATGGCGATCGCACTCTGGCTGGAAGCACGCGACACCGAACGCCGCATCAGCTTCGAACCCGGCACACCGCAGGCAGACCGGATGCACCAGTACATCGCCTTCCTGAACACCGGCTTCACCGGAGCATTCACGCCGTTGTGGGTGGCGCTGGAAGCCGATGGGGCCTCGGAGCAGGAGCGGGAGACATTGCGCAAATTCGGCCGCGAATTCGTGGCCAAGCGACATGAACAGCTCGAGGCCATGATCGGTGACAGCACCTATCTGCTCGGTGAAAAGCCAACCCTGGCGGATGCCGTGTTTGCCGGCGTCGCGCGCTGGGTGGACTTCCACAAGTCTGTCGACCCGAACGACTATCCGCGCATCCTCGCGCTGCGACAGCGCATCGAGGCCGACCCGGCATTCCGCTTTGCGTTGGCAGTAGAGGATGGCCGGCCTGCTATCGGCAGCGGTGCGATGAAAGGGCTTGTCCCGCTCGCCGATGTCCTGCGGGATACGAGCTCGGCTCTGGCGGCCTGA
- a CDS encoding LysR substrate-binding domain-containing protein produces MNLNDLNFFVQAVDSGGFAAAARRLGCPKSTVSKRVAALEAALGAQLLHRSSRSFALTDVGRDVYDHASAAVIEAEAVETVVRRRLAEPSGIVRITTSVPNAQFRLAHRLPVLARQYPKLTIQLHVTDRFVDLVQDGFDLAVRSHFAPLPDSDLVQRRMGEDPITLVAAPSYLAEHGDPATPESLGDHEGLMSSMATKVWRLSDARGHTVEVVPRPRLYADESVPLLKAAEAGLGIVCLPELISAEAVREGRLTRILPEWTAGRVMTTILTPHRRGQLPAVRAVIDFLLQKNAISTVPAA; encoded by the coding sequence ATGAATCTCAATGACCTCAATTTCTTTGTCCAGGCTGTCGACAGTGGTGGCTTCGCAGCGGCCGCCCGACGGCTTGGATGTCCGAAGTCGACCGTAAGCAAGCGGGTGGCAGCTCTGGAAGCGGCGCTCGGCGCGCAACTGCTTCATCGCAGTTCACGCAGCTTTGCGCTGACCGATGTGGGGCGCGACGTGTACGATCATGCCAGTGCAGCGGTGATCGAGGCAGAAGCGGTCGAAACGGTCGTACGCAGGCGTTTGGCGGAGCCAAGCGGCATCGTGCGGATCACCACCTCGGTGCCGAACGCGCAATTCCGGCTCGCGCATCGCCTGCCGGTGCTGGCACGACAATATCCAAAACTGACGATCCAGTTGCACGTTACCGACCGTTTTGTCGACTTGGTTCAGGATGGCTTTGATCTCGCGGTCCGCAGCCATTTCGCACCTTTACCGGATTCCGATCTCGTCCAGCGGCGCATGGGCGAAGACCCGATCACCCTTGTGGCGGCACCATCCTATCTCGCCGAGCACGGCGATCCGGCAACGCCTGAATCACTGGGTGACCACGAGGGTTTGATGAGCTCGATGGCAACAAAGGTCTGGCGTTTGAGCGATGCGCGCGGCCATACGGTGGAGGTAGTGCCACGGCCGCGGCTTTATGCGGATGAATCGGTGCCGTTGCTGAAGGCAGCCGAGGCGGGGCTCGGCATTGTCTGCCTGCCGGAACTGATCTCGGCCGAGGCAGTCAGGGAGGGGCGGCTGACGCGGATATTGCCGGAGTGGACGGCTGGCCGTGTCATGACGACGATCCTGACGCCACACAGGCGTGGGCAGCTTCCCGCCGTGCGCGCCGTGATCGATTTCCTGTTGCAGAAGAACGCCATCAGCACGGTTCCGGCTGCATAG
- a CDS encoding cation diffusion facilitator family transporter produces MSGDHQHGDLETTPASRLWIALGLTGTFLVAEVVGGIVTGSLALISDAMHMATDAMALVIALIAIRLGRRQADLLRTYGYARFEILAAAFNAMLLLAVAFYILYEAYKRLFETQEIASVGMLVIAILGLLVNLISMRLLTSHADKSLNVKGAYLEVWADMLGSVGVIAGAVIIYLTGWQWVDSLIAVGIGFMVFPRTWVLLKECINILLEGVPPGMKLAEVETDIKGIPGVASVHDLHLWAITQSKLSLTAHAVLDRSADAESTRRAVEAMLREKYDLHHSTLQMEREACTQVETIH; encoded by the coding sequence ATGAGTGGCGATCACCAGCACGGCGACCTTGAGACAACACCGGCCTCGCGATTGTGGATCGCGCTCGGGCTGACGGGGACATTCCTGGTCGCCGAAGTCGTCGGCGGCATCGTGACCGGCAGTCTGGCGCTGATTTCGGATGCCATGCACATGGCGACCGATGCCATGGCACTGGTCATCGCGCTGATCGCCATCCGCCTCGGCCGCCGTCAAGCCGACCTGCTGCGCACCTATGGTTACGCACGCTTCGAGATCCTGGCCGCCGCCTTCAATGCGATGCTTTTGCTCGCGGTGGCGTTCTACATCCTCTACGAAGCCTACAAGCGCTTGTTCGAGACGCAGGAAATCGCATCCGTTGGCATGCTGGTGATCGCCATTCTCGGCCTTCTGGTCAACCTGATCTCCATGCGGCTGCTGACCAGCCATGCCGACAAGAGCCTCAACGTCAAAGGCGCCTATCTCGAGGTCTGGGCCGACATGCTGGGGTCGGTCGGGGTCATTGCGGGCGCGGTGATCATCTACCTGACCGGCTGGCAGTGGGTGGATTCCCTGATTGCAGTCGGCATCGGCTTCATGGTGTTTCCACGCACCTGGGTGCTGCTCAAGGAATGCATCAACATCCTGCTGGAAGGAGTGCCCCCCGGCATGAAGCTGGCCGAGGTCGAGACCGACATAAAGGGCATTCCGGGAGTCGCCTCGGTCCACGACCTGCATCTATGGGCAATCACGCAAAGCAAGCTTTCGCTGACGGCGCATGCCGTGCTGGACCGCTCCGCGGATGCCGAAAGCACGCGCCGAGCAGTCGAAGCAATGCTGCGCGAGAAGTACGACCTGCATCATTCGACGCTGCAGATGGAACGCGAGGCCTGCACACAAGTGGAGACGATCCACTAG
- a CDS encoding histidine phosphatase family protein — MKRLLLLRHAKSGWDNPDLADIERPLAPRGIEAALLIGHTITQRNWLPDRALVSAAERTRETWRLVAGEWITRPEPNFSQALYEAPAETVLDEIRHNGDDADTLLVLGHNPGLGDLAALLADKASPAKLTKSLNRKFPTGALAVFEFNGDWTAIDSGTATLTHFLRPRDLG; from the coding sequence ATGAAACGGCTTCTGCTGCTGCGGCACGCCAAATCCGGCTGGGACAATCCCGATCTGGCCGACATCGAGCGTCCGTTGGCACCGCGCGGCATCGAGGCAGCGCTTCTGATCGGCCACACCATCACCCAGCGCAACTGGCTGCCCGACCGCGCCCTGGTGTCGGCGGCCGAACGCACCCGCGAGACCTGGCGCCTGGTGGCAGGCGAATGGATAACGCGGCCGGAACCCAATTTCTCGCAGGCGCTCTACGAGGCGCCGGCCGAAACCGTCCTGGACGAAATCCGGCACAATGGTGATGATGCAGATACCTTGCTCGTGCTCGGCCACAATCCCGGCCTTGGCGATCTCGCAGCCCTGTTGGCCGACAAAGCCTCACCGGCCAAATTGACAAAGTCGCTGAACAGAAAATTTCCGACAGGGGCCCTGGCGGTGTTCGAATTCAATGGCGACTGGACTGCTATCGACAGCGGCACGGCCACGCTCACCCACTTCCTGCGGCCGAGGGATCTCGGCTGA
- the purN gene encoding phosphoribosylglycinamide formyltransferase, whose amino-acid sequence MMMQRKRTAILISGRGSNMTALIAAASDPDFPAEIVGVISDKPDAAGLGIAIARGIPTKVVARSDHTGKDAHDAAIDAALTGFGAELVALAGYMRLLTKPFVEKWQGKMINIHPALLPSFKGLDTHRRALDAGMRIHGCTVHFVTPAMDEGPVIAQAAVPVLLDDSENSLAARVLKAEHQIYPMALRLVAEGKARMEDGRAVFSGFADNDTAAGIVVAAPNPLRTNIDLEQLARITP is encoded by the coding sequence ATGATGATGCAACGCAAGCGCACGGCGATCCTGATTTCCGGCCGTGGCTCCAACATGACCGCCCTGATCGCGGCTGCCAGCGATCCGGATTTCCCAGCCGAAATCGTCGGCGTCATTTCCGACAAGCCGGACGCCGCCGGCCTTGGCATTGCCATCGCGCGCGGTATTCCGACCAAAGTCGTCGCCCGATCCGACCACACCGGCAAGGATGCACATGACGCGGCGATCGACGCTGCCCTGACCGGCTTCGGTGCCGAACTGGTGGCTCTGGCTGGTTACATGCGCCTGCTCACCAAGCCGTTCGTCGAGAAATGGCAAGGCAAGATGATCAACATCCACCCTGCCCTGCTACCGTCCTTCAAGGGACTGGATACCCACCGGCGCGCGCTGGATGCCGGTATGCGCATCCACGGCTGCACCGTGCATTTTGTCACCCCGGCCATGGATGAAGGTCCCGTCATTGCCCAGGCTGCGGTTCCTGTCTTGCTGGACGACAGCGAGAACAGCCTCGCCGCGCGGGTGCTCAAGGCCGAACATCAGATCTATCCAATGGCGCTGAGGCTGGTCGCCGAAGGCAAGGCCCGGATGGAAGACGGGCGCGCCGTGTTCTCAGGCTTCGCCGACAACGACACTGCCGCAGGCATTGTGGTTGCAGCGCCCAATCCGTTGCGCACCAACATCGATCTTGAGCAATTGGCGCGCATTACGCCTTAG
- the purM gene encoding phosphoribosylformylglycinamidine cyclo-ligase, producing MNERTNGLTYADAGVDIDAGNLMVEKIKPLVRATRRPGADGEIGGFGGLFDLKAAGFTDPVLVAANDGVGTKLKIAIDAGKHDTIGIDLVAMCVNDLVVQGAEPLFFLDYFATGKLDPDQGVAIVSGIAEGCRQAGCALIGGETAEMPGMYQDKDYDLAGFAVGAAERGQLLPTDDVVEGDVLLGLASSGPHSNGYSLIRRIVAASGLAWDAKAPFAPGLTLAEALLEPTRIYVKSILKAIRNTHGIKALAHITGGGFPENIPRVLPKDFSAELDLDAIDVPPVFSWLAKTGGVAPAEMMRTFNCGIGMIVVVASGQAAQVAAVLQEAGETVTPIGRIVPRRDTGVIYRGSISL from the coding sequence ATGAACGAACGAACCAACGGGCTCACCTATGCCGACGCGGGCGTCGATATCGACGCCGGCAACCTCATGGTGGAGAAGATCAAGCCGCTGGTGCGAGCCACCCGTCGGCCAGGCGCCGATGGCGAAATCGGCGGTTTCGGCGGCCTGTTCGATCTCAAGGCTGCCGGCTTCACCGATCCGGTTCTGGTAGCGGCCAACGACGGCGTCGGCACCAAGCTCAAGATCGCCATCGACGCCGGCAAACACGACACCATCGGCATCGATCTCGTGGCCATGTGCGTCAACGATCTCGTTGTACAGGGTGCAGAACCCCTGTTTTTTCTCGACTATTTCGCTACCGGCAAACTCGATCCCGACCAGGGCGTTGCGATCGTCAGCGGCATCGCGGAAGGCTGCCGCCAGGCCGGGTGCGCGCTGATCGGCGGTGAGACCGCAGAAATGCCCGGCATGTACCAGGACAAGGACTATGACCTTGCCGGCTTCGCCGTCGGCGCCGCCGAGCGCGGCCAGCTCCTGCCGACCGACGATGTCGTTGAAGGCGATGTGCTGCTCGGCCTCGCGTCTTCCGGCCCACACTCCAACGGTTATTCGCTGATCCGCCGCATCGTTGCGGCAAGTGGTCTTGCCTGGGATGCCAAGGCTCCCTTCGCGCCCGGCCTGACGCTGGCCGAAGCACTGCTCGAGCCAACCCGCATCTATGTGAAATCGATTCTCAAGGCGATTCGCAACACCCACGGCATCAAGGCACTCGCCCATATCACCGGCGGCGGCTTCCCCGAAAATATCCCTCGCGTCCTGCCCAAGGATTTTTCGGCCGAGCTCGACCTCGATGCCATCGATGTGCCTCCGGTATTCTCCTGGCTCGCCAAGACCGGCGGAGTTGCGCCTGCCGAGATGATGCGCACCTTCAACTGTGGTATCGGCATGATCGTCGTCGTGGCCTCCGGCCAGGCGGCGCAGGTCGCTGCCGTGCTGCAGGAGGCCGGTGAAACCGTCACGCCGATAGGCCGTATCGTGCCGCGCCGAGACACCGGCGTGATCTACCGGGGTTCGATCAGCCTATGA
- a CDS encoding CDP-alcohol phosphatidyltransferase family protein, translating into MTIPNLISIMRLLLVPGVVLAMLQARWEWAFAGFVVAGISDGVDGFIARQFNQHSRLGAYLDPIADKLLLVSVFIVLGISGELPLWLVVAMVSRDGLIICAVVLSSVMGHPVEVKPLLVSKANTAVQIILAAQVLAELTFAMHLDPLRTILIMLSGLLTVASAAAYLVAWLRHMSSNGEGSTS; encoded by the coding sequence ATAACCATTCCCAACCTGATCTCCATCATGCGCCTGCTCCTGGTGCCTGGCGTGGTGCTGGCCATGCTGCAGGCACGTTGGGAGTGGGCCTTTGCCGGCTTCGTTGTCGCCGGCATTTCCGACGGTGTCGACGGCTTCATCGCGCGCCAGTTCAACCAGCATTCGAGGCTGGGGGCCTATCTCGACCCGATCGCCGACAAACTTCTGCTGGTGTCCGTCTTCATCGTGCTGGGCATCAGCGGGGAACTGCCATTGTGGCTGGTGGTCGCCATGGTATCGCGAGACGGATTGATCATCTGCGCGGTCGTGCTGTCCTCGGTGATGGGGCACCCGGTGGAGGTGAAGCCACTCCTTGTCTCCAAGGCTAACACAGCGGTGCAGATCATTCTCGCGGCGCAGGTTCTCGCCGAATTGACCTTCGCCATGCATCTCGACCCGCTGCGAACCATCCTGATAATGCTGTCCGGGCTCTTGACCGTGGCTTCGGCCGCGGCCTATCTCGTGGCCTGGCTGAGGCATATGAGCAGTAATGGCGAAGGCAGCACTTCCTGA
- a CDS encoding AI-2E family transporter: MAKAALPDHDDAEASAAAAFRRQLRFWLVGAVILIGFLYLFSDILLPFVAGMVLAYFLDPVADRLERFGLSRVMATVVILIAFIVVLVLAFVILVPVLASQMAGFAEKLPDYLTRLQALVTNFDPKWLEQRFGVNAASLKDGLNSVLSSGLGLVTTVFQSLWNSGMALVSVASLFVVTPVVAFYMLLDWDRMVATVDSWVPRDHVETVRQISADINSATAGFVRGQGTLCLVLGAMYAVGLTLTGLNFGILIGLFAGLISFIPYVGSLTGLVLAIGVAIVQFWPDWTMIVAVAAVFFIGQFIEGNILSPKLVGKSVGLHPVWLMFALFAFGALFGFVGLLIAVPAAAAIAVLVRFAIARYLESPLYKGHGVEPPPLQGKRTRSRRG; the protein is encoded by the coding sequence ATGGCGAAGGCAGCACTTCCTGATCACGATGACGCCGAGGCATCCGCCGCGGCCGCATTCCGGCGCCAGCTACGGTTCTGGCTGGTCGGCGCCGTTATCCTGATCGGCTTCCTCTATCTGTTCAGCGACATTCTGCTGCCCTTCGTGGCGGGCATGGTGCTGGCATATTTCCTCGATCCCGTTGCCGATCGGCTGGAACGGTTCGGCCTGTCGCGTGTCATGGCGACGGTGGTGATCCTGATCGCCTTCATCGTCGTTCTTGTGCTTGCCTTCGTCATCCTGGTGCCGGTCCTGGCCTCGCAGATGGCGGGATTCGCGGAAAAACTGCCGGATTATCTGACACGCCTGCAGGCTCTCGTCACCAATTTCGACCCGAAATGGCTGGAGCAGCGTTTTGGCGTCAACGCGGCCAGCCTCAAGGACGGGCTCAACTCGGTGCTGAGTTCCGGCCTCGGTCTGGTGACCACGGTTTTCCAGTCGTTGTGGAATTCAGGCATGGCGCTGGTTTCGGTGGCATCGCTGTTCGTGGTGACGCCGGTGGTAGCCTTCTACATGCTGCTCGACTGGGATCGCATGGTGGCAACCGTGGACAGCTGGGTGCCACGTGACCACGTGGAAACGGTTCGCCAGATATCTGCTGATATCAACAGCGCCACCGCTGGCTTCGTGCGCGGGCAAGGCACGCTTTGCCTGGTTCTCGGCGCCATGTACGCCGTCGGCCTGACGCTGACGGGGCTTAATTTCGGTATCCTCATCGGCCTGTTTGCCGGTTTGATCTCCTTCATTCCCTATGTCGGTTCACTCACCGGGCTGGTGTTGGCCATTGGTGTCGCCATCGTGCAGTTCTGGCCGGACTGGACGATGATCGTTGCGGTTGCCGCGGTGTTCTTCATCGGCCAGTTCATCGAGGGTAACATCCTGTCACCCAAGCTGGTGGGCAAAAGTGTTGGCCTGCATCCGGTCTGGCTGATGTTCGCGCTGTTTGCGTTTGGCGCCTTGTTCGGCTTTGTCGGCCTGCTCATCGCGGTGCCGGCTGCCGCGGCCATTGCTGTTCTGGTCCGCTTCGCCATCGCGCGATACCTGGAATCGCCGCTCTACAAGGGACATGGCGTCGAACCGCCACCTTTGCAGGGCAAGCGAACCAGGTCGCGACGCGGATAA
- the hdaA gene encoding DnaA regulatory inactivator HdaA, producing the protein MERPRQLPLDLGHGTAYSRDDLVVSASNAQAATLVDRWPDWPAPVVVLAGPAGSGKTHLAEIWRDAADAIAIQAGEVAQGAAAFDGRPVLIDDIDAEPFDQQGLFHLINNVRSAGSNLLLTARRFPAAWGTTLPDLASRLKAAATVEIHEPDDVLLAGVITKLFADRQVEVEPHVVQYLVRRIERSLATAMRVVGRLDRMALEQKARITRTMAADAVSAMDEGQGEFEL; encoded by the coding sequence ATGGAAAGGCCGCGTCAGCTTCCGCTCGACCTCGGGCACGGCACTGCCTATTCGCGCGACGACCTTGTCGTGTCGGCGTCGAACGCACAGGCAGCGACGCTTGTCGATCGCTGGCCGGACTGGCCGGCACCGGTGGTGGTGCTGGCGGGGCCAGCGGGATCCGGCAAGACACATCTGGCCGAAATCTGGCGAGACGCAGCCGACGCCATTGCCATTCAGGCTGGCGAGGTTGCCCAAGGTGCTGCCGCCTTTGACGGGCGGCCCGTTCTGATCGACGACATCGATGCCGAGCCATTCGACCAGCAGGGGCTGTTTCATCTCATCAACAATGTCCGGAGCGCCGGCTCCAACCTCCTGCTGACCGCACGGCGCTTTCCGGCGGCCTGGGGCACGACATTGCCCGATCTGGCATCCCGCCTGAAGGCGGCGGCGACCGTCGAGATCCACGAGCCCGATGACGTGCTTCTGGCAGGCGTCATTACAAAGCTCTTCGCTGACCGTCAGGTCGAAGTCGAGCCGCATGTCGTGCAATATCTCGTGCGGCGCATCGAGCGCTCACTGGCAACCGCGATGCGCGTGGTGGGGCGGCTCGACCGCATGGCGTTGGAGCAAAAGGCACGCATTACCCGCACCATGGCGGCCGATGCCGTCAGCGCCATGGACGAAGGGCAGGGCGAGTTCGAACTGTAG
- the ugpC gene encoding sn-glycerol-3-phosphate ABC transporter ATP-binding protein UgpC, with translation MASVTLEKVKKDYGIVRVLNEVDLKIADGEFVVLVGPSGCGKSTLLRMIAGLEEVSGGDIRIGERIVNDVAPKDRDIAMVFQSYALYPHMNVSSNMGFSLMLRKTEKAAIETRVEGAAKRLGLDPLLQRLPRQLSGGQRQRVAMGRAIVRNPQVFLFDEPLSNLDAKLRTHMRTEIKALHQQLKTTSIYVTHDQTEAMTMADRIVVMHNGNVQQVGAPLELYDRPANMFVAGFIGSPAMNFLPATVARQAITEAVLSDGQRLRLPDGLPLQDSDVLSVGMRPEDIRIVDDGALKAEVEVVEPLGMSTQYYVRLAGEQLRIYAIGRPFLTPGQQVRLGVDRSAQHIFDPVSGNRVEPGS, from the coding sequence ATGGCTTCCGTCACGCTGGAAAAGGTCAAGAAGGACTATGGCATCGTCCGCGTCCTCAATGAGGTCGATCTGAAAATCGCCGACGGTGAGTTCGTGGTGCTGGTGGGACCGTCAGGCTGCGGCAAGTCCACTCTGCTGCGCATGATCGCCGGGCTGGAAGAGGTGTCGGGCGGCGACATCCGCATCGGCGAACGCATTGTCAATGACGTTGCACCGAAGGACCGCGACATCGCCATGGTGTTCCAGTCCTATGCGCTTTATCCGCATATGAATGTCTCCTCCAACATGGGTTTCAGCCTGATGTTGCGGAAGACCGAAAAGGCAGCCATCGAGACGCGGGTCGAGGGTGCGGCGAAGCGGCTGGGCCTCGATCCCTTGCTGCAGCGTCTGCCGCGCCAGCTTTCCGGCGGCCAGCGTCAGCGTGTCGCCATGGGTCGTGCCATCGTACGCAATCCCCAGGTCTTCCTGTTCGACGAACCCTTGTCCAACCTCGATGCCAAGCTCCGCACCCATATGCGTACCGAAATCAAGGCGTTGCACCAGCAACTCAAGACAACATCGATCTACGTCACCCACGATCAGACCGAAGCGATGACCATGGCCGACCGTATCGTCGTCATGCACAATGGCAATGTGCAACAGGTCGGCGCACCGCTGGAGCTCTACGACCGCCCGGCGAACATGTTCGTCGCCGGCTTTATCGGCTCGCCTGCCATGAACTTTTTGCCGGCAACCGTTGCCCGCCAGGCCATAACCGAGGCGGTTCTCAGCGACGGCCAGAGATTGCGGCTGCCCGACGGCCTGCCATTGCAGGATAGTGATGTACTCTCCGTCGGCATGCGCCCGGAAGACATCAGGATTGTCGATGACGGCGCTCTCAAGGCGGAAGTCGAGGTGGTCGAGCCGCTCGGCATGTCGACCCAATACTACGTCCGCCTCGCAGGCGAACAGCTCCGCATCTATGCCATCGGGCGGCCGTTTCTGACGCCAGGACAGCAGGTGCGCCTCGGCGTGGATCGAAGCGCGCAGCATATTTTCGATCCTGTGAGCGGCAATCGAGTCGAGCCGGGCAGCTGA
- a CDS encoding carbohydrate ABC transporter permease, whose product MIAGRTQSSRFLGGIGLYAAITAYVLFALFPIFWTLKISVTPTSLLYSEGITLWPSRTTFENFSTVLSATDFPRYFLNSVIVSLSTAALVTVIATLAGYAMSRFTFRGKAALAIMLLLTQTFPLVMVIPPIYRMMGQVGLINSLTGLIIIYTAFNTAFATFLMQSFFDGIPKDLEEAAMIDGCTRAQAMRRIIVPLTLPGMGATLGFVFTAAWSELLFALMLISSDDKKTFAVGLLTYIGKFAVDWGQMMAASVLALIPVCIFFGFLQRYLVTGLTAGAVKG is encoded by the coding sequence ATGATTGCCGGACGCACCCAGTCCTCACGTTTCCTCGGCGGCATCGGTCTCTATGCGGCGATCACCGCCTATGTGCTGTTTGCGCTGTTTCCGATCTTCTGGACGCTGAAGATATCGGTGACGCCGACGTCCCTGCTCTATTCGGAAGGCATCACGCTCTGGCCGTCGCGCACCACCTTCGAGAATTTCTCGACGGTGCTCTCCGCCACCGACTTCCCGCGTTACTTCCTGAACAGCGTTATCGTCTCGCTGTCGACGGCCGCCCTGGTCACCGTCATCGCCACACTGGCCGGTTACGCGATGTCGCGCTTCACGTTCCGCGGCAAGGCGGCGCTCGCCATCATGCTGCTGCTCACCCAGACCTTCCCGCTGGTCATGGTCATTCCGCCGATCTACCGCATGATGGGCCAGGTCGGGCTGATCAACAGCCTGACCGGCCTGATCATCATCTACACCGCCTTCAACACCGCCTTCGCCACCTTCCTGATGCAGTCCTTCTTCGACGGCATCCCGAAGGACCTGGAGGAAGCAGCCATGATCGACGGCTGCACCAGGGCGCAGGCGATGCGGCGCATCATCGTGCCTCTTACCTTGCCCGGCATGGGCGCGACGCTGGGCTTCGTCTTCACTGCCGCCTGGAGCGAACTGCTGTTTGCGCTGATGCTGATCTCGAGCGACGACAAGAAGACTTTCGCCGTCGGGCTGCTCACTTACATCGGCAAATTTGCCGTCGACTGGGGACAGATGATGGCTGCATCGGTGCTGGCACTGATCCCGGTCTGCATCTTCTTCGGCTTCCTGCAACGCTATCTCGTCACCGGGCTTACCGCCGGTGCGGTCAAAGGGTGA
- a CDS encoding sugar ABC transporter permease, whose product MTIAIDSAPTRRKGMSFASFEPWLYLSPAIVLLVTVLLVPLIIGIGYSFRKFSAFKSEFVGFGQYQAMLSDPLLGEALVNTAWWTIASLFFQFFLGLGLALLLDKPFAGRRVVQALVFLPWAVPSFLSGLTWAWLFNPIIGPLPHWLYALGLKAEPTNILSDPATAMWGPIIANVWFGVPFFAITLLAALKSIPSELHEAAAIDGATPWQRFVKVTLPFLAPTIAITVMLRTIWIATFADLIFVMTEGGPAGSTATTPVYIYVSAFKSLDKGYASAIAVLLLVLLILYAIVLIGIRRTLVRHV is encoded by the coding sequence ATGACCATCGCCATCGACAGCGCGCCAACGCGCCGCAAAGGCATGTCCTTTGCGTCCTTCGAGCCCTGGCTCTATCTCAGCCCGGCCATCGTGCTCCTGGTCACGGTGTTGCTTGTGCCGCTGATCATCGGCATCGGCTATTCGTTCCGCAAATTCTCCGCCTTCAAGTCGGAATTCGTCGGGTTTGGCCAATACCAGGCGATGCTGTCGGATCCCTTGCTTGGCGAGGCACTCGTCAACACAGCCTGGTGGACGATCGCCAGCCTGTTCTTCCAGTTTTTTCTTGGTCTTGGCCTGGCCCTGCTGCTCGACAAGCCATTTGCCGGCCGCCGCGTCGTGCAGGCGCTTGTCTTCCTGCCCTGGGCAGTGCCGTCGTTCCTCTCGGGTCTCACCTGGGCCTGGCTGTTCAACCCGATCATCGGCCCATTGCCACACTGGCTCTATGCCCTTGGCCTGAAAGCCGAGCCGACCAACATTCTTTCCGACCCTGCAACCGCCATGTGGGGACCGATAATTGCCAATGTCTGGTTCGGCGTGCCGTTTTTCGCCATCACATTGCTGGCGGCGTTGAAGTCCATCCCTTCGGAGCTGCACGAAGCGGCCGCCATCGACGGTGCCACACCCTGGCAGCGTTTCGTCAAGGTGACGCTGCCTTTTCTGGCGCCGACCATTGCCATCACGGTGATGTTGCGCACGATCTGGATCGCCACCTTCGCCGATCTCATCTTCGTGATGACCGAAGGGGGCCCTGCCGGGTCGACAGCCACCACGCCGGTCTACATCTATGTCAGCGCCTTCAAATCACTGGACAAGGGTTATGCCTCGGCGATTGCCGTGCTGCTGCTTGTCCTGCTCATCCTCTACGCGATCGTGCTCATCGGCATCCGTCGCACGCTTGTGAGGCATGTCTGA